In the genome of Mycobacterium kansasii ATCC 12478, one region contains:
- a CDS encoding adenylate/guanylate cyclase domain-containing protein gives MLGSGAALHIAVYVLAGIAVAEAVGLVVLWRLLSRSRQEVEELRRRADARNWLLSGGREAVKTVWQTANLVRKEGFGAAVRSSIEDLADWAEVERPDLARVTPDGRVVILFSDIEESTALNERIGDRAWVKLIAAHDKMIHELVERRSGHVVKSQGDGFMVAFARAEQALRCAIDIQDALHREAKRKRRNVIRVRIGIHMGRSVRRGDDLFGRNVAMAARVAGQAAGGEIRVSQPVRDAVGDCDGIGFDEGCDVELKGFSGSYRLFAVTSPPVSDGD, from the coding sequence GTGTTGGGCTCCGGTGCTGCGCTACACATCGCGGTCTATGTGCTGGCCGGGATCGCGGTGGCGGAAGCCGTCGGGCTGGTCGTGCTGTGGCGGTTGCTGAGCCGCAGTCGTCAGGAGGTCGAGGAGCTGCGACGCCGCGCCGATGCCCGCAACTGGTTGTTGTCCGGTGGCCGCGAGGCCGTCAAGACGGTATGGCAGACCGCAAACCTGGTGCGCAAGGAGGGCTTCGGCGCGGCGGTGCGCAGCTCGATCGAAGACCTGGCGGACTGGGCCGAAGTCGAGCGGCCGGACCTGGCGCGAGTCACCCCGGACGGTCGCGTGGTGATCTTGTTCTCCGACATCGAGGAATCTACCGCACTCAACGAGCGAATCGGTGATAGAGCCTGGGTCAAACTCATTGCCGCACATGACAAGATGATTCACGAGCTCGTCGAACGCCGGTCCGGCCACGTGGTGAAGAGTCAAGGCGATGGATTCATGGTCGCCTTCGCCCGGGCCGAACAGGCCCTACGGTGCGCCATCGACATCCAGGATGCGCTACACAGGGAAGCAAAGCGTAAGCGCCGCAACGTGATAAGGGTCAGAATTGGCATCCACATGGGCCGCTCGGTACGCCGCGGCGACGACCTGTTCGGCCGCAACGTCGCCATGGCGGCCCGGGTTGCCGGGCAGGCCGCCGGCGGCGAAATACGGGTGAGCCAACCGGTTCGCGACGCCGTCGGCGATTGCGACGGCATCGGCTTCGACGAGGGCTGCGACGTCGAATTGAAGGGCTTCTCCGGCAGCTACCGCTTGTTCGCGGTGACGTCCCCGCCCGTGTCCGACGGGGACTGA
- a CDS encoding guanylate cyclase has product METSTLTLDQALTETRTGDLWLFRGRSGPDRAIQTLTNSPVNHVGMTVAIDDLPPLIWHAELGDKLIDVWTGTQHRGVQLNDARQVVEQWTGRYQQRCWLRQLTPYANRQQENELLRVIARMDGTPFPTTARLTGRWLRGRLPTLNDWIRGIPLVDSKVREQTQRRKATRRAMGLETAYCAETVAITYEEMGLLATDKDENWFDPGKFWSGDTLPLAPGYRLGNEIAVIVG; this is encoded by the coding sequence GTGGAAACCAGCACGCTCACCCTGGACCAAGCGCTGACCGAGACCCGGACGGGCGACCTGTGGTTGTTTCGGGGGCGGTCCGGGCCGGACCGCGCCATCCAGACGTTGACCAACAGCCCGGTCAACCACGTCGGTATGACGGTGGCCATCGACGACTTACCGCCGCTGATCTGGCATGCCGAATTGGGCGACAAACTGATCGACGTGTGGACCGGCACCCAGCACCGCGGCGTGCAGCTCAACGACGCACGCCAGGTGGTGGAGCAGTGGACCGGGCGCTACCAGCAGCGGTGCTGGCTGCGCCAACTGACCCCGTATGCCAACCGGCAACAGGAGAACGAACTGCTGCGGGTCATCGCGCGGATGGACGGCACCCCATTCCCGACGACGGCTCGGCTGACCGGACGCTGGCTGCGCGGCCGGCTGCCCACTCTCAACGACTGGATCCGCGGAATTCCGTTGGTGGACAGCAAGGTTCGCGAACAAACGCAGCGACGCAAGGCCACCCGGCGGGCGATGGGCCTGGAGACAGCGTACTGCGCCGAGACGGTGGCCATCACCTACGAGGAGATGGGGTTGCTGGCCACGGACAAGGACGAGAACTGGTTCGACCCGGGCAAGTTCTGGAGCGGCGACACGCTGCCGCTGGCGCCGGGTTATCGGCTGGGCAACGAGATCGCCGTCATCGTCGGCTAG
- a CDS encoding putative quinol monooxygenase encodes MIFIVVKFETKPEWSERWPDLVAPFTAATRAEAGNLWFEWSRSLDNPAEYVLVEAFRDGDAGAAHVNSDHFKQAMQQLPQALASTPKIISQTIDATGWSVMGEMSVS; translated from the coding sequence GTGATCTTCATCGTCGTCAAGTTCGAAACCAAGCCCGAGTGGAGCGAGCGCTGGCCGGATCTGGTGGCGCCGTTCACCGCGGCCACCCGCGCCGAAGCGGGCAACCTGTGGTTCGAGTGGTCGCGCAGCCTGGACAATCCGGCCGAATACGTTCTGGTCGAAGCCTTCCGCGACGGCGACGCCGGCGCGGCCCACGTCAACAGCGATCACTTCAAGCAGGCCATGCAGCAGCTGCCGCAGGCGTTGGCGTCCACGCCCAAGATCATCAGCCAGACCATCGACGCCACCGGATGGTCGGTCATGGGGGAGATGTCGGTCAGCTAG